The segment AGACTGCTCTGCAAAAACTGTACGTTGAATCCATTTGCCTCTAAATGGCGAAGTGTACTGATTTTGTCCTCAAACAATTCCATGCTGTCATCTATGCTTGATTCCCTTGTACTTTTCACTAAGTTGGCAAACGAGACCATCAGACCTAAAGCCATTCCTTCACGCAGTGCCGGTGAATATTCTCGAAGTGGAAGGAAATGCGGCTGTTGCGGTACCTCCTTAAACACATCCATTGCTTCAATTAGAGGCCATGCAGGAGTGTTCTTGACGAACAGAGCCTGGTGACCAGAtatttgagagagagaaaactgtGAAGGCATAGAGCTCCCAGCAACAGAGCAGCTCCTTAATGGAGAATTGTCCATGTCCATGGTGCATTGTGTGCTCCCAGAACGTAGAAGGATTGATCTCTCATCCACTTCCTCACCAGCCTGTTGAACTGGACAATCAAGAGATAGGATAGCTGTCTCCATAAGATGGTTGCTTTTAGCTACTTGGGTAGCAGCATGCTCTGTGAATAAATCTGGATTTATGTTCGCTTGACAGATGTTGATCGCAGGAGTTGGCTCTTCTTCCAACATACTAACATGTATGTCAATACCTGCCCACAGAAATCCGATCATAAAAAATCTGCTACTTTGAAGTACACATTATTTAGGAAAATATGCACATTTCCACAACGGGTAAAGTTTTCACAGATCATACCATTTTTATTATGCATTGATTCAAAGCGTGGAGGTACTATCGATAACAGTACGTGATTTGCTAATCCATTTATGTTCAGAGTATCCTCCAAAGTTACGTCGAGCAGCTGCTGAGTATCAGATTTTGTACTTTCCAACTGTATGTGAAACAGTGCTAGGGTGAGAAGCTGGCAGCTAATATTAGTTCAAAAAAGAATTAACTTACTGTTGAGGAAGATTCTTTCATTAGCCCTGccactttctttcttcttctctgatgaacagtactaGTCGCATCCAATGAGCTACATGGACTACACAGTTTTTTTGATCCTATCCTTTTAGACACTGCGGATTGTACAGCAGCCATTAGATTACAATAACCATCCTATTGATGAATGAGTGTTGGAGGGAATACTTACATTTCCTGTGGGTAAGAACCTTTGAATTTGAACCACTATTAGTCCGTTTTGACACCTTAATACAGATTGACAAACAGAACAGAACACACATGAACATGAATATAGAAAGGAGATGTTTTAAAAGCCAATCACAAGTCTGTACCTGTCTATTCAGCACTGAAGTGGTCTGGCCTTCCACAGAGGCAGTCAAAGCACAAACAATGTCCGTACTAGAGAAATTGATGTTTCCCTTCGACTGAATCTTCACCAGCAAAATGATCAACATGAACATAAATTGTACATCTATGGACAGATACAATATTACTCCAACTATGAAACAAAATGAAGGGGACTTACGTTATCCGAGGCATCATTTTTCCCTTGAAGTTCTTGAATAGGGTGTGTTTTGCTCCTTTTACTCTTGGATATATCTTTCTTTACCTTAAGTGTCTTGACAGAGAGCAGTTTTTTCTGTGTTGGTTGGGAAGCACTATTTATGCGAGCTGAAGCCATTTTCTTTCTTAGTTCTGCAATTGAAAGCATATCGTAGGCATCATCAGCACTTGTTCCACAAACGGGTGTACTAAGCTGACCATTGAAAAGCATCATCTCAGACATGATTTCTTGATTGTGCACTGTTTCTCCAGTACCATTTGGCATTGATTCGTTTTGAGGCGTTGAATGTCCTGAAGAAGCACAAAGAAGAACATTCGTTGGCGCTGAACTCACTTTCCTGTGTGAAAGCACTTGAAGACTATTCTTTGCTGAGAGTGGAGAACAAGAATTCGGAGAATGATTGCTTGCTGGTGACTTGCACAGAGAAGATAAATGAGTGTCCATCTCAGAGACTGAAGAATGTTCAGATCCATCAGTTAATATGACCTCTAGCTGCTGCAGTTTTTTCCTTGACCTTTTGGTGGCAGAAGATTCAGGATCATGACTGTGTTCATCATCACTAAATGCCACGTCAACAGGTGAGCTTGGACTTTTTCCAGATATAGACCGCCGCCTCAAGTTAGCTTGTCTCTGTATAAGAAATATCCAGAATGGATCATGCAAATTGAAAGGCAGGATGCTATGTCGAAAAGTCAAAGAGAAACCACATTGTTTTATCATAGCAATGTGCTATATACATATGACATGCCAATGGTTAAACAACTTAGAAAAGCAAGACAGTCAATAAGATATAGTAGAAAATCTGCCGCACTTAGTGGACTTCATCAGTGAAGGAACATGTTCCAGGATCCCCAAGATCATGAGTTCAAACAAGACAAACTTTTAAGTATTCATTATCGGTATTGATGAATAGGTTGGAGCTTCTGCACACCAGATTTCTAATTGACATGAAAGTCAGTATGAAATGACTTTTCCATGAGAGGTAAGATGAGTGACCAAAAAATTTGGACCGTTGGATCTAATACCAAAGGTACAATAAATTCTAGTTGAACACCATAGGACACGTAACTGACCATGTCGCAGGCAGTTGCAAAAAGAACAAGAAGGGCGGTTGCATGGGTAAATTAGCCACACTCCAAACCAACCACTAGTGCTCCTTCAAAAAAAACACATCACGGCCAAATGCATGGATTAATCAGCTAGATTGCAACTAACATAGCTAGCTAACCGTCAGACATATATCTGACCATGTATTATGAAGATTAGAATTTCTAACCGGCCAATATGATATGATGAATGAACACATGCATCACTTGCATCCAAAATTTGTATTTACATTTTTAAGTTTCTTTCTAATcatatttagttttttcttaacatagaCAAACTAAATTGATTGCCAACTCCCATTATTCCGACCTAACAATTTCTAACTCCAAACCAACACGTGCCTCTTTTCTTAACTCCTCACAACTTGCAGACTGCTTAACCCTTAGGATCCAACAAGTACTATGCTACCATCCCACTCGAGGTTGATTGTGCTttcataaataattatttgaattatCATTGCCAAAGACAATAATAACTTCATTTTAAAATGCACATGAAATTTTTTTTAGTACATCAATTAAATAACCACCATTGGAAATTTTGCTTCCAACACTACATATGCCAGCATAGAGCAAGGATTCCTATCCACCGGAGCTTATTTGAACAGTGTAGAATCTATAGGATATAATCTTACTCAATAGACTTACGGCTAACTTTACGTCCTATTAAAGTTTATTAACCAATCACAAAAGTATTGACATATATGACTCTACAAACTTGTGATGCTAGATACAGCCATATATTTTTCCTTGATCCAGGATTCATTTTATGTATATGTTGCTACAGCGCTGATATAATCTCTATTCGTCTTATGTATATGTTGCTACAGCGCTGATATGATCTCTATTCGTCGTTTCATTTAATTTGATGAAAAAAGTGGTCAGCATCTTAATATTGTTAAGTTGCTGTGGTTTAGCTTTAGAAACTTTTCCCATCTTCTCTCCCCACAATTTAAAAAGCATGTACTCAAAACATCTTTAACTTGGACTACTAACAAataaagataaaaaattgaTTGTATTGTCGAAAAGTATCACATTGGTCCATTACGCCATAAGTAGCATTGTCCATGTTGCTCATTCCTCATCCAATCGTGGTCTTTTTTATATTTCACTAATCGCATTGTCATACATCGATTGCTATTTCAAAAAGACAATTGCATCATAAAAGTTGATAGTGATTCAGCAATAGTGGTAGTATTAAAAGCGCATTTTCTCATTGTCTTTATGCAAATTTCAGCCATACCTGGCTGAAGGATTCATGAACCAGAAGAAAGGATAATAAATTATGATCTCATTCTAAATAACTAAAGTGGAGAGAGGAAAGGGATTGAGGTTGAGGGACTGATATCCTCATCTCCTACCAAATTAGACATGATCTATGAATGGCCTAAAGCAGTAAACCTTACAGTCTATATCATCCACAAGGCTATGGAACAGCAAACAATGTGAAATGCAAAGCTAACAAGCACAGCTACGAAATGGATTTGTTGGATTACCTTAGCACTAACAATCCTCCATTGCTTGCCATTCCACTTGTACTGCGGCTTGAGCAACTCCACCACCTTAGTCACCAGCAGCTCCGCCATCTTGCCATCAATAGTGACCTCATACTCACCTTCCCCGACAACCCTGCGCACCACTCCCGGCGACCACGCCCCGTCGCAGTACGCCTCCACCGCGGCGCTGGGCCCGAGCCGGAACTCGCTCTCCCGCGGGGAATGCTCCACAGCCGGCCTGATGAACCGCCAATGCAGGTACTCAGTCGCCTTCTCCGCCCCgctctccccctcctcctccagaTCGAAGTACTCCACGACGTAGCTCAGCGGATCGACCACCTTCGCCACCGTAGCCGGGAACCAGGAGTAGCCGTACACCTCCCGATCCCTCCCCACCTCGACCTTCTCCCCGACCTCGTACACCCGAACCGCGTGCTTCGGCTGGACGGCAATCACGGACCGCGACGGGACCCACTCGCCGTAGACGTAGTCGCGGCGGGGGCGGGCGAAGTGAGGCGGAAACGTGATGACCTCGCGGGTAATGGGGAACGCGACGGTGACGGACGCGGCGGGGTCGTTGGGGGCTGCGACGACGATGCCGGACCACCACCCGTCGTTGTGGAACGCCTCGacgatgtcgtggaggaggaaCCGCGGCGGGGACGACGAATCCTCCGCGGGAGGTGGCCGCGGGCGGATGTGCGTGGGGGCGAAGAGCTCGGCGAGggtgccgccgccgtcgtcggcgAGGAGGTGGGAGTAGGTGACCGTGTACCGCGCCGGGTAGCGCGGGCCGCGCGCGGGGGCGAAGTCGACTACCTTGGCCTCGAACCAGGAGCCGTGGAAGCCATCGTCGTCGACGCGGACCTCGACCTCGGCGCCGGGAGGCAGTGGTGTCGGCTCCTGCGAGGGGGACGACGCGGGGGGCGGAGAGGACGGGCGAGGGGGTCTCTTCGGGGACTTGCTCCAGCCGCGCCGGCGGGGCCGGCCGGAGGTCGCCGGCGAGCGGCCGGCGGCCATGGGCGATTGGGGTTTTGGCGGCTGGGGTTTTGGGTGGCGGGGTCACGACTCACAGGCGTGGTGTACTGGTCTTCGTGCTGACTGCCGAGTGGGAGTGGCAGCGCTCTGGCCTTTGGGCGTTCCGGGCTTCGAGGCGCGTGAATTGAAAGCGAGGTGGGCTCGACCGGTCACGACTCCAGTCTGTTTGACTGACGCGTGGGTCACAGCACCGGTTGGGTCATCCGGGCCCGCAAGCTGGTACCTGGGTGCTACACTCTCCGCGGTGCGAATGTTTTCTTTGATCGGGTTCCGGTTGCTAAGCAGCGCGGGGAAGCGGGAGCCACGTGGCGTGGCAGCGGGCAGGTGGCGGGCATGGGAGGGAGATATTACCGGGCCCACTTAGCAGTGGGAGAAGGTGTGAATGACAAGTGGGCATGGACGCGTGCTGGCGTTTTCTGAGTTTTGTCGCGGCGCCACGTCCGTGCTGGCGCATCGGGAAGCTGGAGTGGGACCCGCGAACAGCGGTGGTGTTTTGAGTGGTGGGTGGGTTGATGCTCGGTGCACGAATTCCTGTGGAAGAGGGGCGCAGGTGACGGATGACTGACTCGCGGGGTCCACAGGAAATGGATGCGGTGCCTACCTGGCAGACAGAGCACAGCGCTGGAAGCATAGGACGACAGGGCGGACTGCGGAGAGTCACTGCAGCGTGGGCCCTATGAGCCAGCGTGAGAAGTATAATTGGTCAGGGCCCACTCGCACTAAGGAGAGAGGGGTTGCCTTGGAACATGGCTAGCATGTAACAGCGATTTCCAATAGCTGCTATCTAGCTAGGCATAGTTAGATGTAGCGATTCGTgctaaaaataggttttaatcGGCTCCCAACCTCTCGTAATTTTGGTCGGTTCGTTATCCCCTTTCCATTCTTCATCAAATTGAGATAGCGTAAAAATGAGTTCATCAAATCATGGACCTCTCGGCCCTCCTCATTGACGATGTCATGGCTGCCACAGGTGAGGACAGCCTCACCTCCTTTCTCGTGTGAGTGGGGGCCAGAAGAGCTCTATGCGGTCGTGGAGGGGGAGGTGAGGGCGAGAAGGGGGAGGCGACGGCATAGGGCGAGGTgcgaataggatggcgatacaTTGAAATACTTTTTAAGTTATAGgctattaataaaatataagtgAGTGAAATTTAAAGAGTGAGATTTAGAGAGTCAGTTGGAGCGCACAGAGAAATAGAGCGAATTTTTTTGAAGAGGCTCTCTATATGAAGATACACGGAGCGAGATTTAAAGAGCCGATTAAAGATACTCTAACGCCTCTCAAAACTAGGcattagcaaaaaaaaatgcaagttgCCTGATTGTTTGGATTAATAGGGAATAGACGATAAATAGTATTCCttaccataaaaaaaatatcattttaagTTCCATACAGTCAACATGCTTAAACTTTgattattaatatattttgaaatattttgatAGAACTTTCTAAAATCTTTTACATCTAAACCCCGTGTGTTTCTAAACACGTAGTTGAGCCACGTCAGCAGAAAAGGACGAACCGTCGGATGAAGCCATGGAGAGAGGACAACCGTCGGATCATGGACTTTGAGTTGTCTTCAGGAGTGTTCCCAAAGGAGCCGCTCGTGATCCTTTTCCCCCTCGTGAGTCTTTCCATAGGACACCCGTCCTTATCCTTTGGCACGCCCGGTGCGctcctccttgctctcctccGTCGCCAGCTGTGCTTATCTCTCCTAGTCTTGCTCCACCTGCAAGAAACCAGAGCCATCCACGCGCCTTTCTTTGCCACCGTTGCTCCAGTTGCGCCTCCGGCAGGCTGAGTAGCTAGCGCTAGAGATCCCCtcttcccctcccccccccctctctctctaccaCAAGAAAACAACTTAGATCAAATGATCCGGTCTTTCTTTGCCGTAGCCACCACCGAAGATCCCATCTTTCCCGGCCggttttctcctctctctctctctctctctctctctgtgtatGTCGCAAGAAAAACAATCTGGATCGAAGGTTCGATTGAGGAATCCATAGATCAAgataaagatattattttgatctataatttttttcccttAATAGCTCACTGTGTAACACATTAGACTGCCGATGATTAGGGCGCACGGTGTCGTGGTCGTTTCTTCGTCCCTGCTCATAGTAGCTCACTGACGACCAGCGCACGATGCAAGTGAATTGAGGAGGAAGTAATCATCCACAAGAAAACAACTCAGGGGCAAGGTATGATTCAATATATTCTCTCGTGAGCCTACTGAAAATACATCATATCTTGCATATATTCTCATGTCGGCAAAGTGAATGCCAGTGTATTAGATAATCTTTATGATGGCTAATGACTTGTATACTGAACATGCATGTTTCCTAGCACTactataaaacctatttttcgagacatcTAGGATTGATTTGTACAGGTGGTTCGTAGGAAAAACCGCTTCagaaagtggctgcggccccgtgcggccgaggaccgcctgtgaaaagtaatttccacaggcggttccttacgtggaccgcatgtggaaatggatccatttccacatgcggtccacgtaaggaaccgcctgtggaaattacttttcacaggcggtttattaagtcgaccgcctatgaaaatactccataaatactGCATCTTCTCGACCAGCTctattcagacagacttactgttcgaaacagtaagcatttactgtggtggccgatttggaaaataggggggaaaggttttgtttttgatttccttggaggagccaaataaggtatgtatatctcatccctagcttgcatttttttgaagtttaaatttagatttaaggctaaattagagtttcaatgtgatctagagatgctcatggttcttgctattttgatcatcatattagctcaaatttgttgcaatattgatttaattgtgtagattcacatgattctagtattatattttaaaattgtagctagaatgtgatgtttagccttaggaggtttcatcatgcatgaatgaggatattttctctagatctagatctagatctagaggagagggagagggagagagagagagagagagtaatgaattcacattattttgagtcataaatttacgttaatttagattcaattgcgtagatatattataatcataataatctttttaattatgattttcaaataaattatttaattaattaatgtacctaattttgtggttgaagttaaagatggacagagcatggatgtatgatgcgccaaagacatggagaaatatacattaaaggactctctgtttttattgaagccgcagagaaggacgctttaattaagaagacaaaggaaatgtaCTGTCCAtattctgactgcaagaaccagaaattgtgggacaaatcaagtgtaatcaaatcgcacttgatcttgagaggttttgttgagaattacaaatgttggtccaatcacggcgaacaacgtacaagcaaatcaaaccaggacatcgctgctgatcaagtagatggtgatgatgagggagcagtcggagccgacaatgattttatgatggatgatgaacccgatgttgatctggatgatgatgctgactttgatctggaggaaatgctgcgccacgctgaaccgcatgttttaagggacacgagaggtttagataatttcgaggcattaaaaaaggcatcgaacgaacttttgtatgaggaatcgaagggctgtgataaggagttcacggtgttgcattcggtccttgaacttctaaggttgaagggcagcaatggatggtccgacaagagtttctcggatctgttgagtctcttggcaaacatgcttccgaagcctaactccttgcccaccaccacttatctggcgaagaagcttatctgcccattgtcattggatgtgcaaaaaatacacgcgtgtccgaaccattgtatcctgtaccgtaaagagtacgaagccttggatagatgtccagtgtgcaatgggagtcggtacaagaggaatgatgattgcgAGGACGAAGTTGCTTCCGccaacatgaagaagaagaaaagtaatgctggtcgtgacgaagaagacacttcttccaacgtggagaagaagagaagaagtcctgggatggtgatgtggtacctaccagggATACTccgcttgcagcgcctgtactcgaaccctagggactctgaactgatgcgttggcattttgataagcgcaagaaggatggaactaagcttcgacaccccgcagatgctaggcaatggagaaagttcgatgccatgtatccagagttcgttgaagaaccaaggaatgtaaggttcgcgttgagtacggacggaatgaatcctttcggtgacatgagcacctcacatagcacttgactagtggtccttgccatctacaaccttcctccatagctatgcatgaagcggaagtaccttatgctgtccactcttatccaaggaccgaaacaaccaggcaacgatatagatgtgtttctggaaccattgatggaagatatggcgaaactgtggaacgagggggtccgggtatgggatgaattccgacgacagtacttcacgctgaaagcaatgatttttgttaccatcaatgattatcccgccctttttaacctatctggacaggttaaagggaagcaaggatgtgcagtgtgcttggatgaaaccgcatctgtgtaccttccgtactcacagaaggtagtgtacacccgccaccgacggttcttactcagaactcacagataccgtaatatgaagaaacattttgacaacacggttgaggaagatactggcccgaaacctcacagcggggcacgagtgtttgaaatggtcaatagcatcaaggttgtttttgggaagccgccgaagggtacaaagaagaagaaaagtgagacgccgaccagcacgctgtggaagaagatgccaattttctttaagtatttgccctactggaaggacttggacgtccgtcacagcatcgatgtgatgcacgttgagaagaatgtgtgtgatagcatcattggcctcttactggacataccaggcaagacaaaggatggaatcaagtcacgtaaggacttggtgcattttgaaattaggccagagctacaccctgaagacagaccaaatggaaaacattatcttccgccggctagctactctctgacacctgaggagaaaaaggcactgtgcaagtgcttacgtggggtgagagtcccgactgactactcatccaacattaagaacctagtctcgatgaaagatttgaagctaatcggcatgaagtctcacgattgtcatgtgatgatgatgcagatgctccctattgcaataaggggtatcaagccgagatacataaaggtggtcatcacatggttgtgtcacttcttcaacgcaattgctcagaaggtgatcgatgctgaaaaactgggtgctctacatagttcgttggtagagactctgtgccaacttgagatgtgcttccctccatcctttttcgatatcatggtacacctcttggttcacattgtgaatgagataattgcgctgggccccgtattcttacatcagatgtatgcgtttgagcggtacatgggcattctgaagagctatgtacggaatcgtgctcacccagagggttcaatgatcgagggctacagtaccgaggaagtcgttgagtgttgcatcgattacataaaagattctaatcccattggtgtacctgtatctcgacatgaggggaggttgtctgggagagggaccaaaggaaagaaaagattcatcgatcatgattacaaagcagtggaagaagcacatttcaccatattgcagcagatccagttagtggcgccgtacgtcgagcaacacctaaaggagctgtacacaaaaaatcaaggccactcgtatgattggatcttgaaagagcacaagcgtcgcttcaccacatggttcaagaaccaaaaccttccggacgatgaatctctagataaaaaaatgttaaaatgttggcctgtggcccatcaagtttagttacgtcatggcaagcgtatgacattaatgggtacacgttttataccaaagcaaaagacaacaagagcacgacccaaaacagcggagttcgaacagaagcctatgacacaacaggggaaaaggtcacctactatgggttcgtagaagaaatctgggaactcgactatggagtgaatctacaGATTCCCGTCTtttggtgcaaatgggtcaaacacccaaatggcgtggcggtggacaactacggcttcacaattgtcgacctcagcattgtaggccacaaagataacccgtgggtactcgctgatcacgttgcacaagttttctatataatcgaccccgccaatgaaaagaagcacgtagttgttgccggaaaacaaagaattgtcggagtcgagaatgtggaggatgcggaagaatacaatcagttcgatgacgtgccgccttttggagatacagaaaagatcaaacttgtagaagcaaccctcgatagatctgtgatgccgtacatgcgtctggatggtgtagggaaaacagttcaaggcaaatagtgcaatgttatgcgacatatttttctaatgtgatagaaccctgaaatttgtatacaattaggataagctttaatttgtattatggacttgtatgcatttaagatgcttcaatatgtaatagattatttaagatgctttagtaCGTAATAGaacatttaagatgctttaatatgtaatagaatagtatttcccaaactagcaaaaaaaaacattcaacaggtttccacaggcggttgacttaagaaaccgcctgtggaaatggattttcacaggcggttcacctaaggaaccgcctgtggaaatggatcatttccacaggcggttcacctaaggaaccgcctgtgaaaatgatttccacaggcggtttcttaagtcaaccacctgtggaaatcgttcctatttatataaccgcgcgcggccccgaaaaccctagtGCTTTCAGAAAACTTCGACCTCACCGAAAGGCTGTCCTTCCGTCCCCCTACCGCGCTCTCTGTTTCCGCCGAGTGCGACCGCGCCGAGGAGCCGCCGAGGTTGGCAGGGCCGACGAGGAGCCGCTGCTGCCACCGTCGGTGGAGGGCCGACTgcaccgaggaggagccgtcgccgccgccgctgccgccgagtACGACAGCGTCGAGGAGGAGCCTCCGCCCCCGAGGTCCACagcaccgaggaggagccgccgccgccggtgagtagttccatgtccccctcccggccgaaacgtcgtagtcggttctccggtCGGCCGTGTGTcccccccttctctgtgatgccggccatcgtgtcgtgg is part of the Phragmites australis chromosome 12, lpPhrAust1.1, whole genome shotgun sequence genome and harbors:
- the LOC133887434 gene encoding uncharacterized protein LOC133887434 isoform X2, whose product is MAAGRSPATSGRPRRRGWSKSPKRPPRPSSPPPASSPSQEPTPLPPGAEVEVRVDDDGFHGSWFEAKVVDFAPARGPRYPARYTVTYSHLLADDGGGTLAELFAPTHIRPRPPPAEDSSSPPRFLLHDIVEAFHNDGWWSGIVVAAPNDPAASVTVAFPITREVITFPPHFARPRRDYVYGEWVPSRSVIAVQPKHAVRVYEVGEKVEVGRDREVYGYSWFPATVAKVVDPLSYVVEYFDLEEEGESGAEKATEYLHWRFIRPAVEHSPRESEFRLGPSAAVEAYCDGAWSPGVVRRVVGEGEYEVTIDGKMAELLVTKVVELLKPQYKWNGKQWRIVSAKRQANLRRRSISGKSPSSPVDVAFSDDEHSHDPESSATKRSRKKLQQLEVILTDGSEHSSVSEMDTHLSSLCKSPASNHSPNSCSPLSAKNSLQVLSHRKVSSAPTNVLLCASSGHSTPQNESMPNGTGETVHNQEIMSEMMLFNGQLSTPVCGTSADDAYDMLSIAELRKKMASARINSASQPTQKKLLSVKTLKVKKDISKSKRSKTHPIQELQGKNDASDNSKGNINFSSTDIVCALTASVEGQTTSVLNRQVSKRTNSGSNSKVLTHRKLSKRIGSKKLCSPCSSLDATSTVHQRRRKKVAGLMKESSSTLESTKSDTQQLLDVTLEDTLNINGLANHVLLSIVPPRFESMHNKNGIDIHVSMLEEEPTPAINICQANINPDLFTEHAATQVAKSNHLMETAILSLDCPVQQAGEEVDERSILLRSGSTQCTMDMDNSPLRSCSVAGSSMPSQFSLSQISGHQALFVKNTPAWPLIEAMDVFKEVPQQPHFLPLREYSPALREGMALGLMVSFANLVKSTRESSIDDSMELFEDKISTLRHLEANGFNVQFLQSSLTKLLQIKSSCSNYLGEIDKLKAQMEGTTTSLSKIDALLFEKDRAVAELEQKLGHLRQESQQIAKDKEHEDAELLKLKSAHSRLEEAYGDAERQFQSVLAGLHRKQLT
- the LOC133887434 gene encoding uncharacterized protein LOC133887434 isoform X5: MAAGRSPATSGRPRRRGWSKSPKRPPRPSSPPPASSPSQEPTPLPPGAEVEVRVDDDGFHGSWFEAKVVDFAPARGPRYPARYTVTYSHLLADDGGGTLAELFAPTHIRPRPPPAEDSSSPPRFLLHDIVEAFHNDGWWSGIVVAAPNDPAASVTVAFPITREVITFPPHFARPRRDYVYGEWVPSRSVIAVQPKHAVRVYEVGEKVEVGRDREVYGYSWFPATVAKVVDPLSYVVEYFDLEEEGESGAEKATEYLHWRFIRPAVEHSPRESEFRLGPSAAVEAYCDGAWSPGVVRRVVGEGEYEVTIDGKMAELLVTKVVELLKPQYKWNGKQWRIVSAKRQANLRRRSISGKSPSSPVDVAFSDDEHSHDPESSATKRSRKKLQQLEVILTDGSEHSSVSEMDTHLSSLCKSPASNHSPNSCSPLSAKNSLQVLSHRKVSSAPTNVLLCASSGHSTPQNESMPNELRKKMASARINSASQPTQKKLLSVKTLKVKKDISKSKRSKTHPIQELQGKNDASDNIQSKGNINFSSTDIVCALTASVEGQTTSVLNRQVSKRTNSGSNSKVLTHRKLSKRIGSKKLCSPCSSLDATSTVHQRRRKKVAGLMKESSSTLESTKSDTQQLLDVTLEDTLNINGLANHVLLSIVPPRFESMHNKNGIDIHVSMLEEEPTPAINICQANINPDLFTEHAATQVAKSNHLMETAILSLDCPVQQAGEEVDERSILLRSGSTQCTMDMDNSPLRSCSVAGSSMPSQFSLSQISGHQALFVKNTPAWPLIEAMDVFKEVPQQPHFLPLREYSPALREGMALGLMVSFANLVKSTRESSIDDSMELFEDKISTLRHLEANGFNVQFLQSSLTKLLQIKSSCSNYLGEIDKLKAQMEGTTTSLSKIDALLFEKDRAVAELEQKLGHLRQESQQIAKDKEHEDAELLKLKSAHSRLEEAYGDAERQFQSVLAGLHRKQLT